In Castor canadensis chromosome 6, mCasCan1.hap1v2, whole genome shotgun sequence, the genomic window AGAGGCAAGCAAGAAATTGTGAGAAGCTAGATCTTCTTGTTTCTAATGTCATGCTTTTCCCAAAGGAGATAGATAGCACTTCACACCTACTTCATCCCACCACTGACATTATGATTACATAATACCAACATAAGGACAATCATAAATACTGGGATGTAAATATGTAGGCTTAGGTATCATCCTTCaggtttgttttgagacagggactcaatatgtagccaagactggcctcaaacttaaaaCCCTCCTAGACGTTGGAGTagttagattacaggtgtgcaccactaacCAGACCCAGGACTTTGAATAGAAATCTACAAAGGTATATGGAATAGAGCTATTTGTAGTAGGCAGTGAAAGCAAGTAAGTGAAACCCTTAGTTATTTAAATGTAGATAGTTTATGAATTCACTATAAGTTTACCTgagaaaatgtttcttctttttcttccagtaAAGACTGGGTTGCTGATAGAAAATCCTTGTTCTCACAGCTCTCCTGGCTGATGAGAGTGTCCACATAGTTGGGCTGCGGGAAGATCAGGTGACTCTTCCTAGAATCCGCGGTGAGCGACACCTCATGGGAATAGGTCTGCAGGAAAGCGCGCACCCCGTCCACGCCCACAAAGTGAGAGGCGGGCGCGCCGGCCAATGCGTCTCCAGAAGCCTGGAGCAGGCGCGACACGTGCCAGCGCCTCAGCCTGAGCGCCACCAGCACGATGACAAAGGCCAGGAAGACACAGGAGACCGCGGCCACCGCTACCACCAGGTAGAGCGTGAGGTCTGAATCCTCAGTATCTGCTGGGTTACTGATGCTGCCCAGATCTGCCAGGACTTCAGGAATGCTGTCAGCCACCGCGATGGTGAGTGTGACAGTGGACGAGAGAGGAGGCTGGCCATGGTCCTGCACAGCCACCACGAGGCTCTGCTTGAGGGCATCTCTGTCCAGCAGGGTCCTTGCTATGCGAACCTCCCCTGTGTGCAGCCCCACGGAGAAGAGTCCTGGCTCGCTGGCCTTGAGCAGGCGGTAGGACAGCCAGGCGTTCTGTCCTGAGTCTTTGTCCACCGCCACCACCTTGGTCACCAGGTACCCAGGTTCTGCAGATCTGGGGGCCAGCTCCACACCTGTGGAACCATCGGTGGGAAGGCCAGGGTACAAGATTTTAGGGACGTTGTCATTCTGATCCAGCAGGTATAGTACCAGTGACACATTGCTGTTGAGTGGTGGGTTCCCACTATCATGGGCCATCACTCTGAGTTGCAAGTCCTGGAATTGTTCATAGTCAAAGGATTGTAATGAGTAAAGGACCCCAGTGTCAGAGTTGATGGAGAGGTAGGAGGACAAGGGTGCTCCCTCAATGGTGTCCTGTACTAAGGAATAAGTCACTTGTGCATTCTCATAGCTGTCAGCATCCTGGGCACTCACAGAGAAGATGGAAGCCCCTCTAGGGTTATTTTCAGGAATGTAGACAGAATAGGAGTCCTGTTGGAAAACAGGTGGGTTGTCGTTGATGTCTGTCACTAGCAGTGAAATGTGGGCTTGGGTAGATAGAGTTGGAGTTCCCTGATCTGTGGCTGTTACTGTGATGTTGTACCCAGAGGTAAATTCTCTGTCTAGTGTTTTCTCTGTTACTAAGCGGTAATAATTATCAAGTAACTTTTCCAATTTAAAGGGTAGATTTGCAGGAATGGAACATGTGGTGTGACCATTGTTTCCAGAGTCCTGGTCATGCACACTGATAAGGGCAATGATGGCCCCAGGAGGAAAGTTTTCTGGGACTGCAGTGGTGGCAGATGTGATGCTCACTTCTGGTGCATTATCATTTACATCCAAAACTTTGACCAGCACCTTAGCTCTGGCCATGAGCCCAGCACCATCCTGAGCTTGAATTTCCATTGGATAAATTTTGTATTCTTCAAAATCCAGTGGTTCTTTATTTGATATTTCTCCTGTGTTAGAATCCAGCTGAAATATTTGGGCCACTTTGTGATCTatgttgtgaaaggaatatgttaCTGCCCCATTGGCTCCCTCATCTGGATCAGTGGCATTTACCAGGAGCAGCCGAGTGCCTAATGGGACGTTCTCAGCGACACTCACGTGGTATTCTGCCCGCGTAAATGCTGGAGGGTTGTCATTCACATCCACCACCTGAACACGAATGTGGAGAGTTCCTGAACGGACTGGGTTGCCCCCGTCAGAGGCAGTGAGGACAAGGTGGTGGACAGCTTTTTCTTCTCTGTCCAGGGAACTCTGCAGCACCATCTCTGGGTGTTGGGGCCCATCAGGTCCCTGTTGCACTTCTAGGGAGAAGTGAGGGCTGGAGCTGAGCTGGTAGCTTTGGAGCGAGTTCATGCCCACATCAAGGTCTTGCCCAAAAGGCAGAGGGATCCTGGTACCTGGAGTCGttatttcattcattctaaaTTCCAGTTCTTCCAACTGGAACTGGGGACTGTTGTCATTAATGTCCACTATTTCCACTTCCACAGGGTACAGCTTCATTTCATCCTCCACAAGGATGTTAAAACTCACCAGACACCGCGGCCTCTGAGCGCAGAGCTCCTCCCGGTCGATCCTGCCCGCGGTGACCAAGCTGCCGCCTCGCGGGTTGAGAGAGAAAAGCTGCGTCCTACCTCTGGAGACGATGCGGACTCCGCGCTCCGCCAGCTCCCGGGGCTCCAACCCCAGGTCCTTGGAGATGTTCCCCACGAAGGAACTTCTGTCAGTCTCTTCTGCCACTGAGTATCGGATATTTCCGGCCCCAGATTTCAGTAGTAGCTCCAGAAAAAGGCACAGCAGCATCAGCCCACCGCTGCAGGTCAGCTTCACTGGAATCGCCATTGCTTTCTGGCTTCGTAGTCTTTCTCCCAGTCTGGTAACCAGGGTAGCGTTTCACTGCTTTCAGAGCCTAAACAATTAGCTCAACTTTCAAGATAATTCCGAGTGGAGACTCATCCAGAAATAGGGCTCGGGCAGCCTCAGGTAGACATTTTTCAATCTGGTGGTGATGAAGTCTCTAGGAAGCagactgtttttttcttcctttgaactgGAAGTGAACAGCGGCGCCCAGAGTCCTAACCAGTTACTGCACTCCTAGAAAAACTAACCAGACAGATCTTTTCCTGAGTCTTAGTTTACTTGACTAAAGAAACAGCTAATCATTATACAATATGTGTACGAAAAGGAGAGGTTCATTTACTCAGTCATATCTAGATGTTGCTCAGTTGCAGTATGTGGGAGAATCCCAGCGTTTCCAGGCTATCTGCTTTCCCTGTTTGCTGCTTAGGgaataataattaagaaaaaggagaaaaccaaccctttattttttctaatgtatAGCTTGACCACTTGATAATTTCCAAGGCCACACAGACAGAGAGGCTGCAGTTTAGAGGATGGAAAAATTGGAGGGAAAAACAACTTTTAGAATGTGAGATAGACTTTCAAAACCAGGACCAGGTTTTAACTCTATATTTACTTTCTGAAGTGTCTTTGTATTAAGTaggtttttttaagttttaaaattcacCCAAAGGTAATATATTTTGAGTAAAATATATTGGGCTCCTGGAATTTCATTAGAAAAATGCCACACgaatatataatttacatatcaaATTTAGGAGACAGAAAGTTTGTGATATTCTTCATAACCGAAGAAGAATCAAATCTCTATTTTTAGGCAGGCTATAAGGATAATACATTATTCTCCTATAACAATATTTTTTCCCCAGGAGAAGTTGACTTTCTTAAATAACAGTGCTTTTTAAATAGGAAGATGAAAAtattatcttcctttttattcattgCAGTATTAGTAAAAGGTTGCTAACTAAATTATCTGAGGCTTAGAGTGATTTGTTTATCTTTATTCAATGGCTAGAGAAGTGTATTATATGCACTCCAGACTTTGACATTTTCAGGAACAACTTGAGTCAGATGACGGCATAGAAAGATTCAGAAAACgaggaaaaaatggaaggaatcaAGAGTCACAGGAATCTTTCTTGAAGCCAGTTGTGTtagcacatgcctatcatcccagtacattggaggctgatgcaggaggatagggagtttgaggctagtgagaccctatttcaaaaaactgagatcaatcaatcaatcactcTTGGAAGGAGAATTTTTGTTCTTGTAACAAAGAAGTTTCTCAGCTTCTTAAAGATAAACAGAGCCCAAGGATGGTAATTTAAAGATTCAATAGACCTCCTTCAACTGTGGAAGGAAAGTACTCTCTAGCAATATCATGTATTCTGAAATGTAAACTTTTCCCCAAAAGAATTTCAAGTTGATAAGGAAATCAAAGCATACATAAAAATTAGCAAGTAAACTTGTAGAGCTCCTCACCtccaacaacaaaagacaagtaGTAGAAATTTGCTAAATAAAGGATGTACTAAATGAAAATACTAAAACTCATACATTTGAATCCAATGTAACATTTAAGATTTCATGGCTGATACTAAAGAAAATATCCTATTGAAAGATGTTTCTTGAGTTAGTTTGATGAAACTAACATTTTGTGATATTGAAACTATACAGGAGGGGGTGAATCTGTCTCTTTTTTGGTTGTGAGCAACTCCAAATCCAGGCTTTGATCAGAGATCAGGCTAAAAGCAGTCTCCAATGTTGGGGCTGGAGGAGTATCACAGGTACAGGTGATGGTTAATGTTCCTTCCAGGAAGAAGAGCACAGAGATCAAGGCCAAGGCTATCACAAGGTAAAACTGCAGCTCCATCTGCCTGTCAGTGGGTGCAGGGTAATCGCTGAGGTCTGGTAGCAGCTCCTGCAAAGTGTTGGCAAAGACCAGTTGCAGCATGATGACATGCCATTGCCCTGTGAACAGTAAGCCCTGTTGGGCTCTGGCTCTGTTACTTTCAGCATCAGAGAACACACTTATTATATGAATCCTTAGGTTTAAGAAACAAGTTGGCTGCTCTGAAGTGTGTTATAGAATAGTTATTCCTGTCTCCATTGGAGTCCACTTTGGTCACCAGGCAACTGGGCTGCATAGTGTGCAATACATTGTCAAAGAGGGTCTTGCCTAGCTGGCATAGCATCCTTCTCAAATTTTCATGGCAGTCATCCATTATCACAGGCTGAGACTGAGCTGGTCACACCCTGGTTACCATCCTCAGAGTCAGCTCAAACGTAGGCTCCATGAATACTGCAATTTGCACTCACTGATGAAGGATGGCACTTTTGCATGCCAGATCACTGGTCAGGAAGAAATAGGAGGTGTAGAAGGCTCTATTCCCTCCTTAGAATTTCTAAAGTGTGCAATAGAGACCTCAGTGAGTGTTCTTGGTCACCTGGATCAAAAAGGAGGCTTGGTGGTAGGTGTGGTGTACATACTTgtaaatcctagcactcaggtggtggaagcaggaggactgagagttagAGATCACACTATGGTACAtttcaagaccttatctaaaaataaagggttggggatgtaactcagtcgAAGTGGGCAAGCCCCTGGGTTCTAtccacagcaccaaaaaaaaagaaaaatgtcagaaaaGCAGAGTGTCTTTGTTGATGCAAATGATGTGTAGGGTGATGTTTTTGCTAGAGGAGAGGGACAGCTTGTCCTTGTTGGGGGCTCTGATGGTGACATGGTACTTCAGAGTGTCCTCCCAGCATAGGATTCCATCTGTCAGTAGGTGACAGAATTATACAAATATTCTTAGAGGTGAATTGTTTGCCAGTGGGATCAATTCTTTCTACAGTAATTTTCACCTCTCCATTTAAGTATGACTCTCTTAGTTCTGTTGTTCTAGTTAAGCAACCATGATCGTTATCCCTAATAGGACTAGACACCCAGCCGACAGTCTCCTGCACTGCATTATGTCCTCACACTCCATTTCAGCTGGGACCCCAAAATGGGCCCTCAAACTGCCTCCATTCTTCTATCTCATTCggttatttttaatcaaaatcaAGCATTGTAATTTTGGAACAGAATATATATTCTGTATACACTGTGAGACTGTGTGGAAAGTACCTTAAGGATATCATCAGGTCAATGAGGATCACCTGAGGaatgcagaggaggaggagggttcTCCTGAAGAGTGGCTCTCCTGGACAGTTGTGGCTCGATATCCAAGGACTGGCATTGGCATCCAAGACTTTATCTTGTCCTGCGCTGTTCTGCCCTATGCCCAACGCTAAGGAGTATTAGCCTTGCTCCTCTGGTCCAGTGTTTTTCCATAAAGTCAGAATTTTTACTGCTGCAAGTGCTTTCCTTAATTTCTGAGAGTCAGAGATGGTTATTGAAACTTATCTGATAAATTTGTAGAGGATTCCTGCCCGCATGCAAATGTGGCTTTAAACACTGCTCCTATTAAGATGTTTTCCAGAATTTGCAAAATGCCCGTGCCGAAAGTCATGATGTTATCATTTATGTCCGGGATTAATAAGTTTACATGAAAAACTTTTGTACGATTTTCAGTGAATTTCATTTTCAAGTACAAGTGATTTAGAGACTTCTTTCGGTTTCTCTGCTAGATCCAAGCTGTCATTTTCGTGTTGGTCTCTGCTGTCTGCATTGGCTGAGACGGTTCTCAGCACTCATCCGTAGTTTGTAGTAGACCCAGATCTTCGGCGAGATTCCCCACATTTAAACCTTCAGCCTTCTTTTCCCAATCGTAGCGCTTCTCCTGCGTAGAACAAAGACTGCAGGAAGGGAAACCGCGCTCCCAGCGCTCTGCCCGCCCCTCCTGTCCGGAACTTCTCTGTCTCCATGCTGCTCAGATTCCAGGTCGCCCTGCTCTTCGTCCCCGCTTCCGGATGACAGAGGTGCGCTGGAAAGAAAAGGCAGTGCCTTGCTAAGGGCCACATAACCTCCTGACGACGCAGATCAAGATATTAGGAGTCAACTGCAGGAGAGAGGAGAAACTGCAGGAGAGAAGCCCGAGGGGATCGCTGCGTCACAATTGCTCTGGCCACTCCCTGGACGACAGCGGCACCCAGAGGCCCAGCGTGATATTCATCGCAGGTTATTTCCGAAAGTCCTGGGGAGAGACTGTATTTGCTTCATTTCCGGAGACTTGTTTTAGAAGTATCAGCTGCTTTAATACGAAGGGTGCAAATCATGATTTCTTTCTggcaaaatattcttaaaatggtCTTTCcacaaaatttaaatcaaatgCTTTAACTTACTAAAATTCGACTTAATTTTtcctcttgactttttttttgaggggagagggtgtgctggggatgaaacctggGTACTTTCCGCCAAGCTATTATCCCCGGTCCTCGACATTCCTTTTTGAAGATGATACACTACCAaaacttcttttcaaaaaaaaaaaaaaagccatagagAAATTATCCATTGTAAAAAGAACTTTAAACTGGAAACggttggctcatgtctgtaatcccagctacttgggaggctgagagcagaaggaTGGCGGTTCgcggccagcctgggtaaacagtttgtgagattcccatctccaaaataacaagaacaaaaatagacgGGAAATGTGGCTCAATCGGTAGAGTGTCTTCtgtgaaagtgtgaagccctgagttcaaaccccagtcccacaaaaaataactTGGCATTACAAGAATTTACTACTGTAAATTCAatgacataaaagaaaatttcaatacaaagaagtagaaaatactgataaaaatttaaatcaccAGCAATTTTATTACTCgtataaaatttttgtatttaatgCCTATCCTTTCTTTTTCAATACACATACAGTTTTAAAATTACCAAAAATATCAGCtctttcatggattttttttgtgggactggggttggaactcagggtctcacactgctaggcaggtgctctaccacttgagtcattctgccagctgGTTTATCATTCTTGGTATTATTTTGAGCcagataattttttgttgtggagGGCCTGTTCTGCGctttgtaggatgtttagcagtatCCAGGCTTTCTTCCCACTAGATGTCAGTAGACCCTACTCTCAGAGTTGTGAAACCCAAAAATGTCTGTGGACATTACCATATGTCACCCTCTCTTAACCATTTTGAGAAATACAGGTTTAAGCTGTTTTCTTGGTCAGTATTATTAAGCCAGGAATAGGTACATGGTCAACTTAGTCCAGCtggattgatttcttttttgtggtgctggggattggactcaggaccttgcccaggctaggcaagcactctaccactgggctacatctccACGCCTTACTCTACTTGGACTTTGGGTTAAGGGAGagccactttctctctctctctctctcttttcattttttggtggtactggggtttgaactcagggcttcacacatgctaagaaggtgctctaccacttaagccactccaccagctcctgagAACCACTCTCTTGTCATGCCAGTTGCTGCTGGCAGATATCATGTGACCATAGCCATTGAAAGTTTACAAGCATAGGAGAGCAGAGCTAAAAGGATGTTCATTCTTCAACattagaagagaaaaacagtTCGTGCCAGGTCATGATTATATCATGTCTGGAGGCAACTATGCTTCAAGACCTGCACTGCTCAATACAGTAACCACCAGCCACATGTGCCTATTTAGCACTTGAAATAAGACTAATTCAAATTAAGATGtgctataaatataaaacacacacTAGATTTTGAATATTTAGTTCAAGATAAGAAAGTATAATGTACaatgctgagctacatccctagctccTAGATAATTCAAAATCACATCTATGGCTCCCATTTGTGgccacatatatttttattggacAGAACTACTCTAGACtactttggtttttgagacaacaGGTTTTCTTATTGTTTAAATCAGTATACattaggttttgatttttttctgcagAAAGCATTCTACTCAATATAGGAACTGTTATATATTTTTAGTTAACTTcctttacactttaaaaatatatgctgatatttgttatttcctcACCCCTATAAATGTCTAACTCCAAAAGATAAGCAGGACTTCTCTCATTGCCCATTTTTAACCTTCAGAGCATAAGCAGCAGTTAATAAACTTAAAGTTTATTACAGGGGATTATTGAATATTCACGATTAGTACTAGCCTGATTGCCATACTCTTTCATTATACAAAGGAAGCTTTTAGAACACTTGTTACCACACTGGGGAATTAATTGCTCTCTCTAAACCTTTGGTTCTCTGGTATTACAGATATTCCATGGAATAACCACAGGAGTGTGATTCTTTTTATCAATTCACAgtttttctgtgtgtttaatAGATTTTGGGAGAAGAAAAGCAACTGGTTTATTAATAGACAATGAGATAATGGTAATGTGGCAGAGTCCTTAATTTTAGGGTTAATGTACTTTCTCTCCAAAAACAGCAGCATTTAGAAAGTGTGTTCAGTTCAAAGCAGACAGTATGTTCCAAGACTAATGGAGGGAGATGCTTTAGTTAATCCTTTCAATTACTCTGACAATTTGCATGTAAAGGCTTACTAACTAAAATGCAGTGTAAGTTTGCTAACCAGAATTGTACAGAAtttgctgggtgttggtggctcacgtctatgatcctagctaattgggaggttgagatcaggaagattttggttcgaggctagtccaggcaaatagtttgggagtttccatctccaaaatagccagggcaaaatggaccggaggtgtggctcaagtggaagagtgtctgctctgagttcaaaccccagtgccacaaaaaaataattgCACATATTTTACTTCAAGTCAAATTCTGCGATAAGAATATTTGAACACCACAAATCTCATAGGGATTGAAGATGCAAGTAATAATTGGATTATATTTATGTGTAAGTATGGTCTCACATTTTATTTgatatcttctttttttggtggtactcgggtttgaattcaggacctcatccttgctaggcaagcactttaccacttgagccactcctccagcacaATCTCACATTTTATATAGTTCGGTAGAACACTATGCAGAGATTAGCATGTTAATTACTCATATCTATAGAGTAAGTAAAATCAGGTATAATTAAGGGACAATTGAACAAGTTTCATCTTTAAGAGGAAATTGGTCATCTTGGAATTATAGACAAATAAGAACATTCTTCAACACATTatagaacaaagagaaataaaatagttaTCCAGAAGGGcacagtttttcctttaaaactaGCATAAAAATCAAACTGGTGGCAGGCCATTTTAATTACATACTATGATAGTATCACAGTTTACTCAAACCACATTCACACACAACTGTACTATTTAGCTTttagtcactgtgacaaaatacctagcacaaacaacttaaaagtaggaaagatttattttggtatgTCTGGCTAGCTCTGTGTGTCTGGATCTGAGGTGAGGCAGAGCTTCATGGCAGAAAGATGTGGCAGAGAAAATCTTCTCagctcatggtagccaggaagcagagaggagagaagggacagAGAACAAGATACATTTTTccagggcacacccccagtgatctacttcttcTATCTGGGACCCACCTCCTACTTTTCACCACTTTCCAATAGTAAAATCATAATCTGAATCTGTCAGGGGATTATTCTATTGATTAGAACCCTCAGAATTCAATTACTTCACAAAAGACCATCGGCTAGCAACCTAGCCCCCagtacatgagcctgtgggggacatttcatatttgaaCCATAACACATACTATTAGTAAACCTCCCTATCTCTCAACACTTGGCACTGACCATAACTAGAAAGGAAATGTATATAAAGTGAGTTTATCTCCTTTTTAAGGGACATAGAATCTATTTTCTCTCACATTATAATATTTAGACTACATTTATGTTATTTCTGGATGGATCAACTGTTTCATCCAATTAACGTTTGTTTTTATATGTATCTTTCATGTTCTCATACTAGGTAGGCACTGGGACACAATGAACAAGACAGAAAAGCTTCATACCAGGAAGTCAGTtaacaagaacaaaagaaagtgaaCTTTGGAAATATTAGTCACAGTTTAAGGGTGTCACCTTAATTTTGGTGcagttgttaatattttaaaggctagaaatgaaattttaaatgaccTTGCTGCTCTGCCAGAGagtcaactaaaaaaaaataaatgaaaacgaACATAAAGAAGTGTAAATTGTTGGGCTGACGGTacgactcaagaagtagagcactgaCTTGCCAgcgtgaagccccaagttcaaaccccagtacttccaacaacaacaacaaaaaaactgttaCATAGTTATACTAAGGTAATATAACTACAAGTTGATGAATAGCTGACCATCCACAGGATAGCAGAAAACAGCAAAAtagcaaagtgaaaaaaaattccaaagtaatttaaaaattattttcaagtgaGGCAGGATATAATGTTTCAACTGTATACTATACTTTAATCAGATCATTTATCTATCAGACAATTCTGTCCTAAATGAACCTTTGTCCCCAGAAGAACACTTACTTCTCTGTTTACATTTATATCTATGTCAAGCACGTTACAAAGAAGAATCACCCCTGGTGTTCTGGAGTCctccaaaatagaaacaaaccctGAGGCTTGGCTCCCGTCAGGTATTTGCATAATTAACAAAATATAGACCAAGAATTATACAGTGGGCAGCAATTCTTCACTCCATTGACTTGGGTACGTTAAAATCCATTTTGTAGTTAGTTACAAAATCTTGAAGTGGCACCAAACTGGTAGATATAGGGTAGGGAGCATCTAAGATGTTTTCCGAAGCAAAGATACTTTCTGCAAGAATGCCCTTTTCTCCGGTAATCACAGGAAGACTAGAAGCTCTTCCGCTCCACGGCGATTCGATAAAAgggctgtcttttttttcctttttcttttattattcatatgtgcatacaaggcttggttcatttctcccccctgcccacaccccctcccttaccacccactccgccccctctctctcccccccaccccctcaatacccagcagaaactattttgcccttatttctaattttgttgtagagagagtataagccataatagaaaggaacaagggtttttgctggttgagataaggatagctatacaggacattgactcacattgatttcctgtgcgtgggtgttaccttctaggttaattctttttgatctaaccttttctctagttcctggtccacttctcctattggcctcagttgcttttaaggtatctgctttagtttctctgcgttaagggcaacaaatgctagctaatgttttaggtgtcttacctatcttcacccctcccttgtgtgctctcgcttttatcatgtgctcatagtccaatccccttgttgtgtttgcccttgatctaatgtccacatatgagggagaacatatgatttttggtcttttgggccaggctaacctcactcagaatgatgttctccaattccatccatttaccagcgaatgataacatttcgttcttcttcatggctgcataaaattgccttgtgtatagataccacattttcttaatccattcgtcagtgctggggcatcttggctgtttccataacttggctattgtgaatagtgcagcaataaacatggatgtgcaggtgcctctggagtaacagtcttttgggtttatccccaagagtggtattgctggatcaaatggtagatcgatgtctagctttttaagtagcctccaaatttttttccagagtggttgtactagtctacattcccaccaacagtgtaagagggttcctttttccccgcatcctcgccaacactaaAAGGGCTGTCTTAAGGAGAGCgagtttatgtcttctcttggaatcttcctgtcttattttcAACCCGTAGCATCCTTGGGAAACACTGTCATTTTTAATCTCGTGAAGGAAAATCTCGCGAAAAGACGTGTCCACGCCGGGTAGCGTAATTGTGTGTTGCGCCTGCGCGCGCTGGAGAGGCTGATACTTCCGGCTGGGTCCGACTGTCAATCACAGCCGCTTCCCCCGTCGCGCCGTGACGTAGTGCTTTCCTCTCCGCAGTGCGTCTGCGTGTCCAGACGCGGGCGTGCTGGGCTGTACAGTCTGGTGCTTTCAGCAGATTTCGCGCCGCAGTTCCTGGGCTCCTTCATTGATAATCAGTAGCGGATCACACTGCCACGCAGCAAGAAGAGAGGAATCGAAAGTGAGACGATCGGCTCCCGGCTGCTCGGCACCCAGCCGCTTGGCTCCCGACCGACTTCCTCGCCGTTTCGTCCCGACCCAGAGAAGCTGAATTTATAATCTCCAGTGGACTGTAAGTACCTGAGGCGAAGAGAGCTCGCTGCGCCCCGCCTTTTGAATATCTTTGTTCGGGAGAGTTTGTGGATTGGGACTGTCTGCC contains:
- the LOC109681333 gene encoding protocadherin gamma-A1 isoform X13, whose product is MAIPVKLTCSGGLMLLCLFLELLLKSGAGNIRYSVAEETDRSSFVGNISKDLGLEPRELAERGVRIVSRGRTQLFSLNPRGGSLVTAGRIDREELCAQRPRCLVSFNILVEDEMKLYPVEVEIVDINDNSPQFQLEELEFRMNEITTPGTRIPLPFGQDLDVGMNSLQSYQLSSSPHFSLEVQQGPDGPQHPEMVLQSSLDREEKAVHHLVLTASDGGNPVRSGTLHIRVQVVDVNDNPPAFTRAEYHVSVAENVPLGTRLLLVNATDPDEGANGAVTYSFHNIDHKVAQIFQLDSNTGEISNKEPLDFEEYKIYPMEIQAQDGAGLMARAKVLVKVLDVNDNAPEVSITSATTAVPENFPPGAIIALISVHDQDSGNNGHTTCSIPANLPFKLEKLLDNYYRLVTEKTLDREFTSGYNITVTATDQGTPTLSTQAHISLLVTDINDNPPVFQQDSYSVYIPENNPRGASIFSVSAQDADSYENAQVTYSLVQDTIEGAPLSSYLSINSDTGVLYSLQSFDYEQFQDLQLRVMAHDSGNPPLNSNVSLVLYLLDQNDNVPKILYPGLPTDGSTGVELAPRSAEPGYLVTKVVAVDKDSGQNAWLSYRLLKASEPGLFSVGLHTGEVRIARTLLDRDALKQSLVVAVQDHGQPPLSSTVTLTIAVADSIPEVLADLGSISNPADTEDSDLTLYLVVAVAAVSCVFLAFVIVLVALRLRRWHVSRLLQASGDALAGAPASHFVGVDGVRAFLQTYSHEVSLTADSRKSHLIFPQPNYVDTLISQESCENKDFLSATQSLLEEKEETFSQQAPPNTDWRFSQAQRPGTSGSQNGDETGTWPNNQFDTEMLQAMILASASEAADGSSTLGGGAGTMGLSARYGPQFTLQHVPDYRQNVYIPGSNATLTNAAGKRDGKTPAGGNGNKKKSGKKEKK